The genomic interval AGCAGGGAACAGACTGGTACGACGCCATTACAAGAGTTGCTCCGATTCAAAGACACTCGCTTGGTTTTTCCGGCGGTGGAGAAGGAAGTCGGTTTTATGCAGGATTCAGTGCTCAGGATCAGAAGGGTATACTTTTGAATAACAGCTTTAAGCGTTATGCATTTCGTGTCAATTCTGAGTTTGATGTTGTAAAAAATGTAAGGATTGGCCAAAACGCACAATTTACTTATTTACAAGTGTTGGGATTAGATGGCGATAATGGCGGGCAGGGTGTTTCAGCAAATGAAAATGACATTCTTTCTGCTTTCCGGATGCCGTCAATTATTCCTGTATATGATGAATTCGGAGGATATGCCGGTACGGCTGCCAAGGGTTTCAACAATCCGCGTAATCCTGTTGCCAGCCGTGACGGCTTAGCCAATAACAATGGTTTTGCAGGCCAGGGATTTGGTAATTTTTATGCAGAATGGGATGTTATCCCGGGTTTAACACTTCGTTCAAGCGTAGGTGCCCAGTATGTTGGCTTTAGTAGCAGAGGATTTAGCAGGTTGCAGTATGAAAACTCAGAAAATAACTCTGCTTTTGGTTACAACGAAGGTTCTGGCCATCGTTTCAGCTGGACTTTCACAAATACAGCCAATTATAAAAAGATATTTGGATTACACAATGTAGAAGTGCTTGCAGGCCAGGAAGCATTAAATACCGGTTTGGGTAAAAATCAGTCTTCCTCAGGTCTTAATCCTTTCTCTACGGATATCAATTACATTAATATGACCAATGTAACTTCCCGTATTGTAGATAGTGATTTTTACAAGGGAGTTACTTTTTACTCACTTTTCGGACGTGTTAATTACACATTCAACGACCGGTACATACTTACCGGGGTTGTCAGAAGAGATGGTTCATCAAGATTTGGTTCAAACAATCGTTACGGTGTATTCCCTGCATTTTCCGCGGCATGGAGAGTTTCATCAGAGAACTTCATGAAGAGCGTTCCATTCATTACTGATCTTAAAATCCGTGGTGGATATGGTCTAATGGGTAATTCAAACAACGTTGATCCTAATAACCAGTATAGTTTATATGGAGCCAATCTTGGGTTATCTTCTTATGACCTTAATGGAACAAATTCAAGTGCTCTGGCTGGTTATTATCGTACACGGATAGGTAATAAAGATGCCAAATGGGAAACAAGTATTACCAAAAACATTGGTATTGATGCTACTCTTTTCAAAGGAAAACTGGATGTAATTCTGGATTTATGGCAAAAAGATACCAAGGACCTTTTGTTTCAGGTTCCGATTACTTCAACAGTTGGTTACCGAGCTGCTGAACCATCAGTAAACGTTGGAAAAATGTCCAACAAAGGGATCGATCTGCAAATTATTAACCGTGGAAGAATTACCAATGACCTGGGTTATGAGCTGAATTTTACGGCTGGTATACTTAAAAATAACATTGAATCACTTGCACCAGGTTTAACATACCTGACGTCGGTCAATCCCGGATTCCGTGGAATTAATCCTGTCAGGAATCAACTTGGACATTCTATATCTTCATTTTATGGATATAAAGTAGCAGGTCTTTTCGCTGATAAGCAGGAAGTGGATGGTGCTCCAACACAGGATGGCGCTGCTCCCGGCCGGTTCAGATATGTTGATTTAAATGGTGACGGAAAGATCAATTCAGATGACCGTACTTTTCTGGGCAGTCCGGTTCCTAAATTTACAGGTGGTATTAATATCAAGCTGACATATAAAGGTTTTGACCTTGCAACTTACATGTATACATCGGTTGGTAACAAGATCTTTAACGTGTCCAAATGGTTTACTGACTTCTATCCATCATTTACAGGAGCGGCAGTTAGTGCACGCGTGAAAGATTCCTGGTTGCCGGATCATACCAATACCGATACACCTATATTCGAAAGCACTTCTAATTTCAGTACCAATACGCAGTCTAACTCTTTCTATGTTGAAGACGGTACTTTCTTCCGTATGCAAAACCTTACTTTGGGTTACACACTTCCTGCAAATATTTTAGGAAGGCTCAAAATGCAGAAAGTAAGATTGTATGCTTCTACCAATAACCTCTTTACCGTAACCAAATACCAGGGACTTGATCCTGGTGTAGGAGGTAATGCTGATACAAACTTTGGTATAGATGTAGGAAACTATCCGATCACAAGAAGCTGGACATTTGGAATAAACCTTGGGTTTTAAAATTTGGCCTGTGGTTTCGCAAGTATTGGTAATGATAGATCAGATTCAAAAATATTAATAAAATGAAAAAAATAGGAACAAAAGGGATATTGGCATTTCTCACGATATTAATGCTGATAGGCTACTCTTGCAAAGAAAGTTTTTTAGAGATTCCCGCTACCGGACAGTTGGATGAAGACCAGCTTTCTACCAAAAAAGGTATTGAAGGCGTATTGGTATCTGTTTATGGCCAGCTGAACGGACGAGAAAACCGTATGGCAAGCGCCAGTAACTGGGTTTGGGGAAGTATTCGTGGCGGGGATGCCAACAAAGGAACGGATCCGGGGGATTTCAGTGATATCAACCCAATCCAGCGGTTTGAATACCAGACAACACAGGGTGTTACACTTGACAAATGGAAAGGTTTGTATGAAGGTGTTGCCAGGGCAAATCTCGTAATGAAATTACTGGGCGTTGCGAAGGAAGATGTTACAGCAGCCGACAAAGCCAGAATAGGAGGGGAAGCCAGATTTTTAAGAGCGCATTATTATTTTGAACTGAAAAGAGGATTTAATAATACGCCATATGTAGATGAAACCATGGATTATGGAACGGGTATTGAAAAAGTACCTAATAATGCTGACCTGTGGCCGATGATTGAAGCCGATCTTAAATTTGCCTACGATAATCTCCCTGAGACTCAGGATGCAGCCGGTCGTACTAACAAATGGGCGGCAGGTGCATATTTGGCAAAAGTATATATGTATCAGAAAAAATACACTGAGGCCAAGGCGCTTTATGACCTGATTATTACTGGTGGAAAAACAACTAATGGCAAGAAATACGGATTGGTTCCCAGATTTCAGGATGCTTTCAAGGCAAGTAATGATAACAATTCAGAATCGGTTTTTGCCATTCAGGCCGCCGCTAATACGGGTAGCGTAAATAATGCAAACCCTGAATTTGACCTTAACTGGCCATACAATGTTGGACCAAACGGCCCAGGTAACTGCTGTAGCTTTTTTGCACCAAGTTTTGAATTGGGTAACTCATTCCGTACGGATGCAACCGGGCTACCTTTACTGGATGGGTCTTATAACTCAGGCGGAAATGAATTAAAGACAGATATGGGCCTGAAATCAAAAGATGCGTTTACGCCAGATGCAGGCCGTGTCGATCCACGCCTGGATCATTCTATTGGCCGCCGCGGTATTCCTTATCTTGACTGGATAGAGCATCCGGGTAACGACTGGATTCGTAATCAGGCTAATGCAGGACCATATACTACCAAAAAATATGCTTATTACCGGACTGATGTTGGTTCTTTGCAGGATAACAGTTCATGGACGCCTGGCTACACTGCTATTAACATTAATATCATCCGTTATGCCGATGTTCTCTTGATGGCCGCCGAAGCGGAAGTAGAAGTAGGTTCACTTGAAAAAGCCAGGGAATATGTAAATCTTGTTCGTGAAAGGGCTGCAAATCCTGCCAGTTTTGTAAAACGTACCAACGGCGAAAATGCAGCTAATTACGTCATAAGTACTTATAAAACTGCCTGGACAAGTAAGGATGCAGCGCGCTCTGCTGTTCGTTTCGAGAGAAAACTGGAACTTTCAGGTGAAGGACACCGCTTTTTTGACTTAGTAAGATGGGGTACAGCAGCGACTGAGATTAATACGTATCTCACTTACGAAAGCAAAAAGCTGAGCGGTGCATTGGGAGGATCTAAATTCACCCCTAACAAAAATGAATATTTACCAATACCTCAGGATCAGATTGACCTTTTGGGTAAAGAGGTTCTGGTTCAAAACCCGGGTTATTGATTTCAACAATTTTCTGTGATTAAATTAGATAAAATAAAGGAGATGGCAGCTAAATGCCATCTCCTTTTGTTAATTTAGACTTGTGCTAATCCTTCATTTTTATTCTTTAAAAAATGTTTGTCAGATATTTACCTGTAATTTTTATTGCTGTTTTTCTTTTGTCTTCCTGCAGGAAAAAACTTAAAACTTTTACGCTCCTCGGTAGTGATGAAACAGGAATTGCATTTTCCAACCGGATTGCTGAAAATGACACCATGAATATCCTGGCGTTTGAATACGTCTATAATGGCGGAGGCGTAGCGTTAGGGGATTTCAATAATGACAGTTTACCTGATATCTATTTTACCGGTAATTCAGTCGATAATAAATTATACCTCAACAAAGGAGATAAAAACGGATCGTTACAATTTGAAGATATAACGAAACAGGCCGGTGTAGCTGCTGAAAATAAATGGTCGTCGGGAGTGGCTTTAGTTGATATCAATAATGATGGTTTGCTCGACATTTATGTTTGCTCAACGGTACGAAAGGTAGCAAAGGAACGTGAAAATCTGTTGTATGTCAATCAGGGAATTGATCAAAATAAGGTACCGGTATTTAAGGAAATGGGAAAAGAATATGGCATTGCTGATACTACCCATACAACTAATGCTGCTTTTTTAGATTATGATAATGACGGAGACCTGGATTTGTTTTTGGTTGTGAATGAAATGGACGACAATAATTTTCCTAATAAATTTCATGAAAAAATAAAGGACGGATCTTCGAAAAGGACTGACAGGCTTTATCGCAATGAGTGGAGCGAAGTACTTGGGCATCCGGTTTTTACCAATGTTTCCAAAGAGGCAGGAATATTAATTGAAGGTTACGGACTTGGTGTAAACGTAACTGACGTTAATCAGGATGGATGGAAGGATATTTATGTTACCAACGATTACCTGACGAATGATTTGTTGTATATCAATAATGGCCAAGATAATAAAGGAAAACATTTAGGATTTACTGATATGGCAGATGTATACTTCAAGCATACTTCGCATTCGGCAATGGGAAACGACATTGCAGATATCAACAATGACGGGCTTCCGGATATTATTGCCCTTGACATGATGCCGGCAACGAATTTTAGAAAAAAATGATGATGCCGGCCAGTAGTTATATTACTTACCAGAATTACGAACTATATCATTATCAATACCAGGTTGCCCGGAATACATTGCAATTGAATCAGGGTAAAACTAAAAAAACTGATAAACATGCTGCTTTCAGTGAAATAGGATTATTGAGCGGCATCGCAGAAACAGACTGGAGTTGGACACCCATGGTTACTGATTTCGATAATGACGGATTGCGTGATATCATCATTACCAATGGCTTTCCAAGGGATATTACGGATCTTGATTTTGTGGCTTATAGAAATGAAGTCGGAAATGTGATGTCCAAAATGATGCTGCTGGACTATATTCCTTCGGTTAAAATCAAAAATTTTGCATACAAAAATAGTGGAAACCTGCGCTTTGAAGACGTTACAGACAACTGGGGAATAGAAAAGGCAGGTTTTTCAAACGGAGCAGCTTATGCGGATCTGGACAATGACGGAGATCTGGATTATGTGGTTAATAATATAAATGATTCTGCGTCTGTTTATCGTAACAATTCAATTCAGCTGAAACCGGAAGAAAGTAATTATTTACGGATTCAGTTTAAGGGGGAAAGATATAATGGAAAAGGAATTGGAGCGATTTCAGAAATAACATACAATGGTAATCAGAAACAATATTCAGAAAATTCACCTTATCGGGGTTATCTGTCTACTATTGAGCCTGTAACACATTTTGGATTAGGCAAAACAAAACTTGTAGATCAACTGAAAATAACGTGGCCCGGTGGAAAAATACAGGTTTTCAAAAATGTTAAGGCAAATCAGGTATTAACTGTTTTTGAAAAAATGCGACAATAGAAACACAGCAACCTGAATTTCAAAAAGAGAAAAACGCATTATTTGAAGATATTACGGAAACACTGCATGTAGATTACAAACACGAAGAAACAGACGCAATTGATTTTAACGTTCAAAAATTACTGCCACATAAGTTGTCGCAATATGGGCCTGCATTGGCAGTGGGAGACGTCAACGGTGACAAACTGGATGATGTTTTTATTGGTGGTGCTATCAATCATAAAGGCAAATTTTTGATCCAGCAAAACAACGGACAGTTCAAAACCTCAGACTTGCTGCCCGGAATGGAGGGCCCTGATAAAAATGCTGAGGATATGGGTGTGTTGTTATTTGATGCTGATCTGGACGGTGATCTGGATTTATATATTGTAAGCGGGAGTTATGAAATGAAAGTTGGTTCCGAAGCATTGCAGGACAGATTTTACACCAACGACGGCAAAGGGAATTTTACACTTGATTCCGCCGCATTACCAAAATTTCTTAAAAGCGGATCGTGTGTTAAAGCAGCAGATTATGACCGGGATGGAGATCTGGATCTTTTCATTGGCGGCAGGGTAGAGCCAGGCGCTTATCCAAAACCGGTTTCAAGTTATTTACTGAGAAACGATTCGGTAAAAGGGCAGGCAAGGTTTACAGATGCAACTGCGGGAATTTTTCCGGAACTTATTAATATTGGATTAGTCTGTGATGTATTATGGACAGATTTTGATAATGATGGCTGGGTAGATCTCCTTGCCGCAGGAGAATGGATGCCGCTTACTTTTTTCAAAAATGTAAATGGGAAATTTCAGAAACACATATCAGGATTAGAAAATAAGAAAGGATTGTGGGGAAGCCTCGCAAGCGGCGATTTTGACAATGATGGTGATATGGATTACGTTGCAGGAAATCTGGGCCTGAATTCTTTAAGCAGGGCAAGTGACAAACAGCCGATTGGAATGTATGCCCGGGATATCAACAATGACGGTTATTTTGATGCAATTCCTACTGTTTTTTATAAGGCTAAAGATGAAACGTATAAGGAATTTCCTTACAATACGAGGGATGAAATGGGTAAACAAATTATTCAGGTAAGGCAACGGTTTCAGGAATATGGAAAATTTTCGGATGTAGGTATTAAGGATATTTTTAAACCGGAGGAATTAAAAGATGCATTGGTTTTAAAGGCAAACTGGCTGAAAAGCAGTTACATTGAAAACCTTGGAAATGGAAAATTTAAGATGCAGGAGCTGCCCATCGAATCACAATTTGCCCCGCTCTTTGGTATGGTAACCGAAGATTTTGACGGAGACGGTAATCTTGACATTGTATTATGTGGAAATGATTTTGGATCGGAAGTTTCAGTTGGGAGATATGATGCTTTTAACGGACTGATACTAAAAGGTAACGGGAAAAATGGATTTACACCGCTTCGTAATTCTGAAAGCGGCTATTCGGTTGCAGGTAATGCAAAAGCATTGGTGAAAATATCCGGTGCAAATGAAAAGTTAATAACTATTACTTCCCAAAACAGGGATTCACTGAGATTTCATAGAGCTGGCCTATCGGTAAAGCCCGTACCACTTTCAACAACGGAAACCAGTGCTTTGATCAAATTGAAAAATGGTAAAACCCGCCGGGAAGAAATGAACTACGGATCTTCTTTTTTATCTCAATCCTCACATCAACTTTTTTTACCCGCCACTGTGGAAAGTGTTGAAGTTATAAATTCAAAGGGAAACAGGAGAAAAATAAAATAAGATTTATTATAGAAAACGAGGCTGCCAGAATTTGCTGACAGCCTCGTTTTTCTTTATCAAACACTTGAAGGAGTTATTATATCACCTTAATTTCCTGTGCAGGTTTTTCTGAACCCGGAACAATAGGAAGCGTCAAATGCAAAATGCCATTGGTATATTCTGCTTTGATGTTTTCAGCATCAACTGTTTCATCTATTTGAAATGTTCTTTCGAAAGAAGTTTTACGGAATTCGTGGCGAATCCAGCTTTTATTTTCACTTTCTTCATTTTTGAGCTCATAACCAATAGTCAGTTCGTTGCCTTTTATATTAATTCTGAAATCGTCTTTTCCGCGATCAGGAGCAAAGACTAAAAGTTCATAACTGTTTTCGTTTTTAGCAATATTTACCGGAACCCGAAATGAGCCTCTATCTCCAAACCGGTTTCCGTGGTTCATTCCGTAACCACGGTTTTCATATCTGTAACACATAATATTGTTGTTCGTGATAACTTGTTGAAATTGGATTTTTTTAAAAGGAATCCTTTGGAGTTTCGGCTGGTGCAGATTCCAGAGGTGATTTTTCAGCCTTTTGCTCTGACCCGGTGCGATTTTTGAATCTGCCACTGTTATCCCCATATCGATCGTGCTCATTTGAGCCGCATCCATAATCGCTGAATCTTGCAGAACCATGGTTATTATAACCGAATCCGTTTGGGCCATAATGCCCGAAATATCTTCCGTGGAAACGGTGGCCGACCGTGAAATGTAAACTTGCTGCGGTAATCAGGGCAATAGTGATGCCGTATATTAATCTTGTGCTTCTTTTCATGGCTTAAACGTTTTGCGGGTTTTGTTGAAACTGATCTCTCACGTTTTCTTTTCCTTCACTTGGATAAAATCTGTCATAATCTCGATGAAACCTTTGATAATAATTCCATCCTCTGCGTCCTCTTCCACCAAAAAGGCGAAATAGTAATCCTATCAGCAGGAAGAAGAAAAATACTTTAAAAAGCAGGAACGGAATAGCAAATAATAATATTCCGCCTA from Dyadobacter sp. NIV53 carries:
- a CDS encoding VCBS repeat-containing protein, coding for MSQYGPALAVGDVNGDKLDDVFIGGAINHKGKFLIQQNNGQFKTSDLLPGMEGPDKNAEDMGVLLFDADLDGDLDLYIVSGSYEMKVGSEALQDRFYTNDGKGNFTLDSAALPKFLKSGSCVKAADYDRDGDLDLFIGGRVEPGAYPKPVSSYLLRNDSVKGQARFTDATAGIFPELINIGLVCDVLWTDFDNDGWVDLLAAGEWMPLTFFKNVNGKFQKHISGLENKKGLWGSLASGDFDNDGDMDYVAGNLGLNSLSRASDKQPIGMYARDINNDGYFDAIPTVFYKAKDETYKEFPYNTRDEMGKQIIQVRQRFQEYGKFSDVGIKDIFKPEELKDALVLKANWLKSSYIENLGNGKFKMQELPIESQFAPLFGMVTEDFDGDGNLDIVLCGNDFGSEVSVGRYDAFNGLILKGNGKNGFTPLRNSESGYSVAGNAKALVKISGANEKLITITSQNRDSLRFHRAGLSVKPVPLSTTETSALIKLKNGKTRREEMNYGSSFLSQSSHQLFLPATVESVEVINSKGNRRKIK
- a CDS encoding Hsp20/alpha crystallin family protein, yielding MCYRYENRGYGMNHGNRFGDRGSFRVPVNIAKNENSYELLVFAPDRGKDDFRINIKGNELTIGYELKNEESENKSWIRHEFRKTSFERTFQIDETVDAENIKAEYTNGILHLTLPIVPGSEKPAQEIKVI
- a CDS encoding TonB-dependent receptor, producing MHYEKNLLKLPRGLFFSILLCFIFVTAQAQERKVTGRVTDIAGVGIPGATVVLKGTQTGTNTSSEGDFSINVNSATSVLVVSFVGYKTLEVNVGNQSVVNIKMDDDISALEEVIVTGYSVDSRRETTGAVSTVKSKDLTATPSGNVEQQLQGRVAGVTVITNGQPGTTSQIRVRGFGAFGGNQPLYVVDGMPTGSTDFLNPDDIETTTVLKDAAAASIYGARAANGVIVYTTKKGTKKAKKLSVTYDGLFGVTTPGHGQKMLTPQEQADWTWQAIRNDAFQGDSLPKFTNVASGQYGTGDKPVLPDYINVGGATGVVGSLDLAAEKLKYNVDPSRGPIYQVVKANKQGTDWYDAITRVAPIQRHSLGFSGGGEGSRFYAGFSAQDQKGILLNNSFKRYAFRVNSEFDVVKNVRIGQNAQFTYLQVLGLDGDNGGQGVSANENDILSAFRMPSIIPVYDEFGGYAGTAAKGFNNPRNPVASRDGLANNNGFAGQGFGNFYAEWDVIPGLTLRSSVGAQYVGFSSRGFSRLQYENSENNSAFGYNEGSGHRFSWTFTNTANYKKIFGLHNVEVLAGQEALNTGLGKNQSSSGLNPFSTDINYINMTNVTSRIVDSDFYKGVTFYSLFGRVNYTFNDRYILTGVVRRDGSSRFGSNNRYGVFPAFSAAWRVSSENFMKSVPFITDLKIRGGYGLMGNSNNVDPNNQYSLYGANLGLSSYDLNGTNSSALAGYYRTRIGNKDAKWETSITKNIGIDATLFKGKLDVILDLWQKDTKDLLFQVPITSTVGYRAAEPSVNVGKMSNKGIDLQIINRGRITNDLGYELNFTAGILKNNIESLAPGLTYLTSVNPGFRGINPVRNQLGHSISSFYGYKVAGLFADKQEVDGAPTQDGAAPGRFRYVDLNGDGKINSDDRTFLGSPVPKFTGGINIKLTYKGFDLATYMYTSVGNKIFNVSKWFTDFYPSFTGAAVSARVKDSWLPDHTNTDTPIFESTSNFSTNTQSNSFYVEDGTFFRMQNLTLGYTLPANILGRLKMQKVRLYASTNNLFTVTKYQGLDPGVGGNADTNFGIDVGNYPITRSWTFGINLGF
- a CDS encoding RagB/SusD family nutrient uptake outer membrane protein, with translation MKKIGTKGILAFLTILMLIGYSCKESFLEIPATGQLDEDQLSTKKGIEGVLVSVYGQLNGRENRMASASNWVWGSIRGGDANKGTDPGDFSDINPIQRFEYQTTQGVTLDKWKGLYEGVARANLVMKLLGVAKEDVTAADKARIGGEARFLRAHYYFELKRGFNNTPYVDETMDYGTGIEKVPNNADLWPMIEADLKFAYDNLPETQDAAGRTNKWAAGAYLAKVYMYQKKYTEAKALYDLIITGGKTTNGKKYGLVPRFQDAFKASNDNNSESVFAIQAAANTGSVNNANPEFDLNWPYNVGPNGPGNCCSFFAPSFELGNSFRTDATGLPLLDGSYNSGGNELKTDMGLKSKDAFTPDAGRVDPRLDHSIGRRGIPYLDWIEHPGNDWIRNQANAGPYTTKKYAYYRTDVGSLQDNSSWTPGYTAININIIRYADVLLMAAEAEVEVGSLEKAREYVNLVRERAANPASFVKRTNGENAANYVISTYKTAWTSKDAARSAVRFERKLELSGEGHRFFDLVRWGTAATEINTYLTYESKKLSGALGGSKFTPNKNEYLPIPQDQIDLLGKEVLVQNPGY
- a CDS encoding VCBS repeat-containing protein, which gives rise to MFVRYLPVIFIAVFLLSSCRKKLKTFTLLGSDETGIAFSNRIAENDTMNILAFEYVYNGGGVALGDFNNDSLPDIYFTGNSVDNKLYLNKGDKNGSLQFEDITKQAGVAAENKWSSGVALVDINNDGLLDIYVCSTVRKVAKERENLLYVNQGIDQNKVPVFKEMGKEYGIADTTHTTNAAFLDYDNDGDLDLFLVVNEMDDNNFPNKFHEKIKDGSSKRTDRLYRNEWSEVLGHPVFTNVSKEAGILIEGYGLGVNVTDVNQDGWKDIYVTNDYLTNDLLYINNGQDNKGKHLGFTDMADVYFKHTSHSAMGNDIADINNDGLPDIIALDMMPATNFRKK
- a CDS encoding CRTAC1 family protein: MMMPASSYITYQNYELYHYQYQVARNTLQLNQGKTKKTDKHAAFSEIGLLSGIAETDWSWTPMVTDFDNDGLRDIIITNGFPRDITDLDFVAYRNEVGNVMSKMMLLDYIPSVKIKNFAYKNSGNLRFEDVTDNWGIEKAGFSNGAAYADLDNDGDLDYVVNNINDSASVYRNNSIQLKPEESNYLRIQFKGERYNGKGIGAISEITYNGNQKQYSENSPYRGYLSTIEPVTHFGLGKTKLVDQLKITWPGGKIQVFKNVKANQVLTVFEKMRQ